The following is a genomic window from Kitasatospora fiedleri.
CCGCGCTGTCCGACGTCGAGGAGGAGCCGAACAGCTTCGGACGCAAGGCCCCCTGGCTCCTGGAGGACCGGCTCCGCGTGGGCGGAGGCCGCCAAGTCCGGCGGCGCCGCAGTCTGGATGCAGATCAACCACCCCGGCCGCCAGGTCGCCTCCGACATGCCCGGCGTCGTCTGGGGCCCCTCCGACCTCGGCGTCGACCTCGGTCGGCACAGCGGCCGCTTCGGCCGCCCCACCGCCATGACCCCGAGCAGATCGCGGCCACCGTGCAGCGCTTCGCCCGCACGGCCGCCCGCGCCGAACAGGCCGGCTTCGACGGGGTGGAGATCCACGCCGCGCACGGCTACCTGCTGTCGCAGTTCCTCTCCCCGCTCGTCAACAGGCGCACCGACGCCTGGGGCGGCCCCCTGGAGAACCGGGCCAGGATGCTGCTGGACACCGTCCGCGCCGTCCGCGCGGCCGTCCCGCCCGCCTTCACCGTCGCCGTGAAGATCAACTCCGCGGACTTCCAGCGCGGCGGATTCGACGCCGACGACGCCCGCCAGGTGATCGCCTGGCTGGCGCCGCTCGGCGTCGACCTGGTCGAACTCTCCGGCGGCAGCTACGAGAGCCCCGCCATGACCGGCCGCGCCACCGACACCCGCACCCGGCCCGCGAAGCCTACTTCCTGGAACTGGCCGAGGACCTGGTCACCACCAGCCCCCTCCCGCTGATGCTCACCGGCGGCATCACCCGCCGCGCCACCGTCGAACAGGTCCTCGCCGGCGGCGTCGCACTCGTCGGCATGGGCACCGCCCTCGCCGTCACCCCCGACCTCCCGGACCGCTGGCGCCACGGCCGCGAAGCCGACCAGCGGATGCGGCCGGTCACCTGGAAGGACAAGCCCCTCGCCTCCGCCGCCGCCATGGCCCAGGTCCGCCGCCAACTGCGCCGCCTCGCCCGTGGCAGCCGCCCGCGCCCCGGCTTCCACCCGGCCCTCGCCCTGCTGACCGAGCAACTCCAGCAGCGCCGGGCCCTGCGCCGCTACCGCGCCTGGCTGCCGACGCGGCAGCACGCCACCCCCGACAGCCACCCGCACCGGTGACGGCGGGCCGGTTCCGCGCCCGGCGGAGCCGTCCGCCGGACGCTTCGGCTCCGACTCAGTCGCCCACCACGACCTCGGCCCCGGCCCCGGTCTCGACTTCCGCCCCGGCCTCCCAGCGCAGCAGGTCGCCCGGCTGGCACTCCAGCACCTCGCAGAGCGCGGCGAGCGTCGCGAAGCGCACCGCCTTGGCGCGGCCGTTCTTGAGCACCGCCAGGTTGGCGGGCGTGATTCCCACGCGGTCCGCGAGTTCGCCGACGGACATCTTCCGCCGGGCCAGCATCACGTCGATGTCGACCGCGATCGGCATCAGATCACCTCGTCCAACTCGGCCTGCATCCTGGCCGCTTCGACGTCGCGGGCGACCGCCTGGGCGAGCAGCGTGCGCAGCACGAACACGATGAGCGCGACTCCCAGGACCGCCACGCCGATCCCGCCCATGATGAGGGTGACGCCGGGGTCGTCCCGCTGGCCGGGCGCGTTCAGGGCCGCGACCGCGAACCACACGACGGCCGCCGCGACGATCGCCCCGATGATGCCGTCCACGTACCGGAAGGCGGCGGGGGAGAACACCGTCCCGCGCCGCACCATCGTGACCAGCCGCCACACGCAGACCATGGCGGCCTGGGCCGCCCCGATCCCCAGGATCGTGACCACGCGCAGCGAAGTCAGCGGGAGCGACCCGTCCTCCGGGTCGCTCCCACTGACCAGCACCCACAGCATCAGCGCCTGCACCAGCACGCTGCCGGCGAACACCACCGCGAGCACGGCGCGCAGCGCGCGCA
Proteins encoded in this region:
- a CDS encoding helix-turn-helix domain-containing protein, translated to MPIAVDIDVMLARRKMSVGELADRVGITPANLAVLKNGRAKAVRFATLAALCEVLECQPGDLLRWEAGAEVETGAGAEVVVGD
- a CDS encoding DUF2975 domain-containing protein codes for the protein MGELVVRALRAVLAVVFAGSVLVQALMLWVLVSGSDPEDGSLPLTSLRVVTILGIGAAQAAMVCVWRLVTMVRRGTVFSPAAFRYVDGIIGAIVAAAVVWFAVAALNAPGQRDDPGVTLIMGGIGVAVLGVALIVFVLRTLLAQAVARDVEAARMQAELDEVI